One Podarcis raffonei isolate rPodRaf1 chromosome 3, rPodRaf1.pri, whole genome shotgun sequence genomic region harbors:
- the SAYSD1 gene encoding SAYSvFN domain-containing protein 1, with product MEQRLAEFRAARRGTRHTAPSAKPPEKAAEAAKEQAQARPPLPSEESSQRPERPQTEAVTCPAPWWTSCFLLNVTFLKFLIWLVLLGLFVELEFGLPYFVLSMFYWIYVGTRGPGERQTGERSAYSVFNPGCEAIDGTLTAEQFERELQYRPLAQR from the exons aTGGAGCAGAGGCTGGCCGAGTTCCGGGCTGCCCGCCGCGGCACCCGCCACACCGCTCCCTCGGCAAAGCCCCCAGAaaaggcggcggaggcggcgaaGGAGCAGGCCCAAGCCCGGCCCCCGCTGCCGAGTGAG gaaTCCAGTCAAAGGCCAGAAAGGCCCCAAACTGAAGCTGTTACATGCCCTGCACCATGGTGGACCAGTTGCTTTCTTCTGAATGTCACCTTTCTCAAGTTTCTCATCTGGCTTGTCTTACTGGGACTGTTTGTGGAACTAGAGTTTGGTTTGCCTTATTTTGTCCTGTCTATGTTTTACTGGATCTATGTAGGAACCCGCGGTCCTGGAGAAAGACAGACTGGAGAAAGAAGTGCCTATTCTGTCTTTAACCCAGGATGTGAAGCGATTGATGGAACACTTACAGCAGAACAGTTTGAGAGAGAACTACAGTATCGGCCCTTAGCCCAGAGGTAA